From a single Endozoicomonas euniceicola genomic region:
- the mnmC gene encoding bifunctional tRNA (5-methylaminomethyl-2-thiouridine)(34)-methyltransferase MnmD/FAD-dependent 5-carboxymethylaminomethyl-2-thiouridine(34) oxidoreductase MnmC, translated as MTSDPKNISLSHARLEWRDNGQPVSSQYNDIYFSTESGVEETFHTFIKPNRLPERFIKLNAGECFSIAETGFGTGLNFLCAWQLFDELAVDGSRLHFISTEKHPLQQKDFQRALALWPTLQKQAAELVNLYLPACQGQQHFVFANGRIRLTLLIGDALETLTDYSGKIDAWFLDGFTPSKNPDMWRPELFDTIACKSHGQTTYATFTAARTVRDNLTRSGFSVEKIPAFGKKRDMLRGQFLQPTPVSSIRPEWQLPKPPVTKRQQAVVIGGGLAGTSTARSLAERGWQVTLLEQHEQLASEASGNPQGILYAKLSPHHTPLSRFILQGYLYSINRLNQLQDQHSPYWYQSGVIQMPVSDKEHKRYQALAEQFPKDLLFMADSDQLAELTGFRLNRSGLVFPDAGWVKPAHLCQSLANHPAIQTETGYRVTALKKEGSEWVLLNEQQETIIRSEVVVVAGGVHSHQFPQLEHLPVKSIRGQLSQIAETASSSRLSACLCSEGYIAPACDHEHTVGATFDFNDECLSVRKEDHQRNLDMLSSQMPEVYVALGENRSGPDKPDVTGGRTGFRCTTPDYLPLVGPVINRDSFIKQFAPLRKDAKALIDDKADYLEGLYVNTGHGSRGLITCPLSGEIIASMISGDSNVVEDSLLKALNPTRFLIRNLIRSTV; from the coding sequence ATGACAAGCGATCCAAAAAACATAAGCCTGAGTCATGCCCGACTGGAGTGGCGAGACAATGGCCAGCCTGTGTCCAGCCAGTACAATGATATTTACTTTTCCACCGAGTCCGGAGTGGAAGAGACTTTTCATACCTTTATTAAGCCAAACCGGCTTCCTGAACGTTTTATCAAGTTGAATGCCGGTGAGTGTTTCAGCATCGCAGAAACCGGCTTTGGTACCGGGCTGAATTTTTTATGTGCCTGGCAGCTGTTTGATGAGCTGGCGGTTGACGGTTCGCGACTGCACTTTATCAGTACCGAAAAGCACCCGTTGCAGCAGAAAGATTTCCAACGGGCACTGGCACTCTGGCCAACCTTGCAGAAACAGGCTGCGGAACTGGTCAACCTCTACCTGCCTGCCTGCCAGGGACAGCAGCATTTTGTCTTTGCTAATGGTCGTATACGTCTCACCCTGCTGATTGGCGATGCTCTGGAAACACTGACGGACTATTCAGGCAAAATCGACGCCTGGTTTCTGGACGGGTTTACCCCCTCAAAAAACCCTGATATGTGGCGGCCTGAACTGTTCGACACCATAGCCTGCAAAAGTCACGGCCAAACGACTTATGCCACTTTCACAGCGGCCCGAACGGTACGTGACAACCTTACCCGGTCAGGTTTCAGTGTGGAGAAGATTCCGGCCTTTGGCAAAAAGCGGGATATGCTGCGAGGACAGTTCCTGCAACCCACACCGGTATCCTCTATCCGCCCCGAGTGGCAATTGCCAAAGCCCCCCGTAACCAAACGACAACAGGCTGTTGTTATCGGTGGCGGGCTGGCCGGCACCAGCACCGCCCGATCTCTGGCTGAACGGGGTTGGCAAGTCACTCTGCTGGAACAGCACGAGCAACTGGCCAGCGAAGCTTCCGGTAATCCCCAGGGCATTCTATATGCCAAACTGTCTCCCCATCACACGCCACTCAGCCGGTTTATTCTGCAAGGCTATCTGTACAGCATCAACCGGCTGAACCAGTTACAAGACCAACATTCGCCCTACTGGTACCAGTCCGGTGTCATTCAAATGCCAGTCTCGGACAAAGAGCACAAACGCTATCAGGCTCTGGCTGAACAATTCCCCAAAGACCTGCTGTTTATGGCGGATTCTGACCAGCTGGCAGAGTTAACCGGGTTCAGGCTTAACCGGAGCGGACTGGTATTTCCTGACGCTGGCTGGGTGAAGCCAGCTCATTTGTGCCAGTCACTGGCTAACCATCCAGCCATTCAGACAGAAACGGGGTACAGGGTCACAGCCCTTAAAAAAGAAGGCTCTGAATGGGTTTTGCTCAATGAGCAGCAGGAGACCATCATACGGTCGGAAGTCGTCGTCGTGGCAGGAGGGGTTCACAGCCATCAGTTCCCGCAGCTGGAGCACTTACCGGTAAAATCCATTCGGGGACAACTCAGCCAGATAGCAGAAACAGCCAGTAGTAGCAGGTTATCAGCCTGCCTGTGCAGTGAAGGATATATAGCGCCAGCCTGCGATCATGAACACACAGTGGGCGCTACCTTTGATTTTAACGACGAATGTCTTTCAGTTCGAAAAGAAGACCATCAACGCAACCTTGATATGCTCTCCAGCCAGATGCCAGAAGTCTATGTCGCACTGGGGGAAAATCGCTCAGGCCCTGACAAACCAGACGTAACAGGTGGGCGCACCGGTTTTCGTTGCACAACCCCTGACTACCTGCCTTTGGTTGGGCCGGTTATCAACAGAGATTCATTTATCAAACAGTTTGCCCCTTTACGAAAAGACGCTAAAGCCCTGATTGATGACAAAGCAGACTATCTTGAAGGGCTGTACGTGAATACCGGACACGGTTCGAGAGGGCTGATCACCTGCCCCCTGTCCGGGGAAATCATTGCATCCATGATTTCAGGCGATAGTAATGTTGTTGAAGACTCACTGCTAAAGGCTCTCAACCCAACGCGATTTTTAATCAGGAACTTAATCAGGAGCACTGTCTGA